One segment of bacterium DNA contains the following:
- a CDS encoding HAD hydrolase family protein, producing the protein MAKLQQISYRNNSALPIGDKSLTVALQEIRYIVTDVDGVLTNGTINLDGGTSEWKGFSVRDGVGVWLAQQADIEVAILTGRLVPVVHRRANDLGIKHIVGRPINEKADGFLALQQEWHASKEQILYIGDDLIDIPVFPYCGVSVAPADADTHVIHTATAITRVNGGQGVLREVVEAVLHAQNRWDTIISEHFNIELSSPNAS; encoded by the coding sequence ATGGCAAAATTACAGCAAATTTCGTACCGAAACAATTCAGCGCTACCAATTGGCGACAAAAGCCTCACCGTTGCATTGCAGGAAATCCGCTATATCGTGACCGATGTTGACGGAGTTCTCACTAATGGAACAATAAATCTCGACGGTGGAACAAGCGAGTGGAAAGGATTCTCGGTGCGTGATGGAGTCGGAGTCTGGTTAGCGCAACAAGCAGACATCGAAGTTGCCATTTTAACGGGACGGTTAGTCCCCGTCGTTCATCGCCGTGCTAACGATTTAGGTATCAAGCATATCGTCGGAAGACCGATTAACGAAAAAGCGGATGGCTTCCTTGCATTACAACAAGAGTGGCATGCAAGCAAGGAACAAATTCTCTACATCGGGGACGATCTAATCGATATCCCGGTGTTTCCCTATTGTGGTGTTTCAGTCGCTCCGGCAGACGCCGACACTCACGTAATACATACAGCAACAGCCATTACCCGTGTGAATGGCGGTCAAGGCGTTCTGAGGGAAGTGGTCGAAGCCGTGTTGCATGCACAGAACCGCTGGGATACCATCATTTCCGAACATTTCAACATCGAACTTTCCTCTCCAAACGCATCATGA
- a CDS encoding dihydroorotate dehydrogenase-like protein encodes MNMDTSYLGLKLKHPLIAAANPIAADVSGIRQLEDGGAAAVILPSLFEEQITHEALELHYHTTVTADTFAEALSYFPEPEQFIVGPEEYLKLIQEAKAAVKIPVIASLNGVTDGGWTRIAEQIEQAGADAIELNMYYLATDPNVVGSEIERHYIETLKAVRNATKLPIAVKLSSFLSSPAAMAKSMANAGADGLVLFNRFYQPDFDLDKLEVIPNLRLSNSDDMRLALRWIAILFGKTSADLCATGGCHTGIDAVKLLMAGADSIQIASALLKHGPSYSKTLLSELTEWMEKHEYTSINQMKGSMSHKNVADASAYERANYMKTLQSYQK; translated from the coding sequence ATGAATATGGACACATCCTATCTCGGATTGAAGTTGAAACATCCGCTCATTGCAGCGGCAAATCCAATCGCAGCAGACGTTTCCGGTATTCGCCAATTGGAAGACGGCGGTGCCGCGGCGGTAATCCTACCTTCGTTGTTTGAAGAGCAGATTACCCATGAAGCGTTGGAACTGCATTATCACACCACAGTAACAGCCGATACTTTTGCTGAAGCGCTTAGTTACTTCCCTGAACCGGAACAATTCATCGTTGGTCCGGAGGAGTATCTGAAACTGATTCAAGAAGCAAAGGCTGCGGTGAAAATCCCGGTGATCGCAAGCTTGAACGGTGTGACCGACGGCGGTTGGACCCGGATTGCCGAGCAAATCGAGCAGGCGGGCGCTGACGCGATTGAGTTGAATATGTATTACCTCGCGACCGATCCCAATGTCGTCGGATCGGAAATCGAGCGGCACTACATTGAAACGCTCAAAGCGGTGCGGAACGCTACGAAGCTTCCCATTGCAGTGAAGCTTTCTTCGTTCCTCAGCTCACCGGCGGCGATGGCGAAATCGATGGCAAATGCGGGTGCTGACGGACTCGTCCTCTTCAACCGTTTCTACCAACCTGATTTCGACTTGGATAAGCTCGAAGTTATTCCCAATCTACGGTTATCGAATAGCGATGATATGCGATTGGCGTTGCGATGGATTGCGATTCTGTTTGGTAAGACCAGTGCTGATTTATGTGCTACGGGTGGTTGCCATACCGGAATTGATGCAGTGAAACTGCTGATGGCAGGAGCTGATTCAATTCAAATCGCCAGCGCATTGCTCAAACACGGTCCGAGTTATTCGAAGACGTTGTTGAGTGAGCTGACGGAGTGGATGGAAAAACACGAATACACATCCATCAACCAAATGAAGGGTTCCATGAGTCACAAGAACGTAGCCGATGCCTCGGCATACGAACGCGCGAACTACATGAAGACCCTGCAAAGCTACCAAAAGTAG
- the lptB gene encoding LPS export ABC transporter ATP-binding protein, protein MITLRTEHLVKIYGKRKVVNDVGFQVSQGEIVGLLGPNGAGKTTSFYMTVGMIKPDGGKIFIGDVDCTTLPMYKRARHGVGYLAQEPSVFRKLTVWQNMIAILETLPLNKKQRLEKAESLLDEFGLQKVRNSKAYTLSGGERRRTEIARALTTDPKFLLLDEPFAGIDPIAVQDIQSIVRDLKRRGIGVLITDHNVRETMAICERAYLLYTGSILISGTAQELADNPDARKLYLGERFKLDTQEA, encoded by the coding sequence ATGATAACTTTACGAACGGAACATCTGGTAAAAATCTACGGCAAACGGAAAGTCGTAAATGACGTCGGCTTCCAAGTATCCCAAGGTGAGATTGTCGGTCTACTTGGTCCTAATGGCGCGGGTAAGACTACCAGTTTCTATATGACCGTTGGAATGATCAAACCGGATGGTGGAAAAATCTTTATCGGGGATGTCGATTGTACCACCCTCCCGATGTACAAACGGGCGAGACACGGGGTTGGCTACCTCGCACAGGAACCATCGGTCTTTCGCAAGCTAACCGTCTGGCAGAATATGATTGCGATTTTAGAAACGCTACCATTAAACAAAAAACAGCGCCTCGAAAAAGCCGAATCGCTGCTTGACGAATTCGGTTTACAGAAAGTTCGGAATTCCAAAGCGTATACACTGTCCGGCGGGGAACGACGACGTACTGAAATCGCCCGGGCATTGACGACCGATCCGAAATTTCTATTATTGGACGAACCGTTTGCCGGTATCGATCCGATTGCGGTGCAGGACATCCAGAGTATCGTTCGAGACCTGAAACGCCGGGGGATTGGGGTGTTAATTACCGATCACAACGTCCGGGAAACAATGGCGATTTGTGAACGGGCTTATTTGTTGTACACCGGAAGTATCCTGATTTCCGGGACGGCACAGGAGCTTGCCGACAACCCCGACGCCCGAAAACTCTATCTCGGGGAACGCTTTAAACTCGACACCCAAGAAGCATAG